A genomic segment from Labrys wisconsinensis encodes:
- a CDS encoding GlcG/HbpS family heme-binding protein, whose product MTAIRPAFKLTHAGALAVLQAAADVADAMGVAQCIAVVDEGCNLLAFLRMDGARVLSIDSATRKAMTAAATGQASERLPQDKAGALAAATDGRMTNLKGGLPLLFEGQVVGGVGVGSGTGEQDLVIAQAAVAAFDALTWREP is encoded by the coding sequence ATGACCGCCATCCGTCCGGCCTTCAAGCTGACCCATGCCGGCGCGCTGGCCGTGCTGCAGGCCGCGGCGGACGTCGCCGACGCCATGGGCGTGGCGCAATGCATCGCCGTCGTCGACGAAGGCTGCAACCTTCTGGCCTTCCTGCGCATGGACGGCGCGCGCGTGCTCTCGATCGACAGCGCCACCCGCAAGGCCATGACGGCGGCGGCGACCGGACAGGCATCCGAGCGCCTGCCGCAGGACAAGGCCGGCGCGCTCGCGGCCGCCACCGACGGGCGCATGACCAACCTCAAGGGCGGCCTGCCGCTGCTGTTCGAGGGACAGGTGGTCGGCGGCGTCGGCGTCGGCTCGGGCACCGGCGAGCAGGACCTCGTGATCGCCCAGGCCGCGGTGGCCGCCTTCGACGCCCTGACCTGGAGGGAGCCATGA
- a CDS encoding ABC transporter ATP-binding protein — protein MRSAAAVEPATALASTRERMVQLEEATVRFPGRDTAFLALDRTSLAVDAGDFVAMVGPSGCGKSTILKLVAGLLRPTEGQVFVAGREVAARSVGVGMAFQNPTMLPWLSIRQNVMLPLKIVAPYRASYRAKKHTEYRDRAEALLAKVGLAGFGDHKPWQLSGGMLQRANLCRALIHEPKLLMLDEPFGALDQFTREELWSILQALWMDGRPTVFLVTHDLREAAFLATRILVMSARPGRVTEDRAVPFARPRTLDTTYEDRFTALTHDLRQLIAAARQGEGARP, from the coding sequence ATGAGGAGCGCCGCCGCAGTCGAGCCCGCCACCGCTCTCGCCTCGACGCGCGAGCGCATGGTCCAGCTGGAGGAGGCCACGGTGCGCTTTCCCGGCCGCGACACCGCCTTCCTCGCCCTGGACAGGACGAGCCTTGCGGTCGATGCCGGCGATTTCGTCGCCATGGTCGGGCCGTCGGGATGCGGCAAGTCGACGATCCTGAAGCTGGTCGCCGGCCTGCTCCGCCCCACCGAGGGCCAGGTGTTCGTGGCCGGCCGCGAAGTCGCGGCGCGGTCGGTGGGCGTCGGCATGGCGTTCCAGAATCCGACCATGCTGCCCTGGCTCAGCATCCGCCAGAACGTGATGCTGCCGCTCAAGATCGTCGCGCCCTACAGGGCTTCCTACCGCGCGAAGAAGCATACCGAGTACCGCGACCGCGCCGAGGCGCTCCTGGCCAAGGTGGGGCTCGCCGGCTTCGGCGACCACAAGCCCTGGCAATTGTCGGGCGGCATGCTGCAGCGGGCCAATCTGTGCCGCGCCCTGATCCACGAGCCGAAGCTCCTGATGCTGGACGAGCCGTTCGGAGCCCTCGACCAGTTCACCCGCGAGGAACTGTGGTCGATCCTGCAGGCGCTGTGGATGGACGGGCGGCCCACGGTGTTCCTGGTGACGCACGATCTGCGGGAGGCCGCCTTCCTGGCGACGCGCATCCTGGTGATGAGCGCCCGGCCGGGCCGCGTCACCGAGGATCGCGCGGTGCCGTTCGCCCGGCCGCGGACCCTCGACACCACCTACGAGGACCGCTTCACGGCGCTGACCCACGATCTCAGGCAGCTGATCGCAGCGGCGCGGCAGGGCGAAGGAGCACGGCCGTGA
- a CDS encoding ABC transporter permease, whose protein sequence is MSFARIPARVRERLSSAALIAAIFLAWEVACLVFHVSPIVLPRPSQVVATLVMQMPALWPHILQTLLTTLVGFAAGTAIGVLLGAIVGVSRTAYNAAYPLLVGFSSIPKVAVVPVFVLWFGSGTIPAVLTAMTTCIFPIVVNVATGLATTEPEMEDVLRALGASRRQVLWNVGLPRALPYFFASLKVAVTLAFVGTVLSETVAANLGIGTVMMMASANFDMPLVFAGLFALAGLGIALYAVFAVIERRMCGWASRKTDFAVG, encoded by the coding sequence ATGTCCTTCGCCCGCATCCCGGCCCGTGTGCGCGAGCGGCTCTCATCGGCCGCGCTGATCGCCGCGATCTTCCTGGCCTGGGAGGTCGCCTGCCTGGTCTTCCACGTCAGCCCGATCGTGCTGCCCCGCCCGAGCCAGGTGGTGGCGACGCTGGTCATGCAGATGCCGGCGCTGTGGCCGCACATCCTGCAGACCCTGCTCACCACCCTGGTGGGGTTTGCGGCGGGAACGGCGATCGGCGTGCTGCTCGGCGCGATCGTCGGGGTATCGCGCACGGCCTACAACGCTGCCTATCCGCTGCTGGTGGGCTTCTCCTCGATCCCCAAGGTCGCGGTGGTCCCCGTGTTCGTGCTGTGGTTCGGCTCCGGCACCATCCCGGCCGTGCTGACGGCCATGACCACCTGCATCTTCCCGATCGTGGTCAACGTCGCCACGGGCCTGGCCACCACGGAACCGGAGATGGAGGACGTGCTCAGGGCGCTCGGCGCCAGCCGCCGCCAGGTGCTCTGGAATGTCGGCCTGCCCCGCGCCCTGCCCTATTTCTTCGCCTCGCTCAAGGTCGCCGTCACCCTCGCCTTCGTCGGCACCGTGCTCTCCGAGACGGTGGCGGCCAATCTCGGCATCGGCACCGTGATGATGATGGCGAGCGCCAATTTCGACATGCCGCTGGTCTTCGCCGGGCTGTTCGCGCTCGCCGGCCTCGGCATCGCGCTCTACGCGGTGTTCGCCGTCATCGAACGGCGGATGTGCGGCTGGGCCAGCCGCAAGACCGACTTCGCCGTGGGATGA
- a CDS encoding tlde1 domain-containing protein, with amino-acid sequence MRNPSFEFEGSAPRLRRRRAGFPFKTIALSAFGLTVLVGVAQQGERQMRILSNPDPVLPGAVSLRGPAPAWAPPLAIRPAVAASETRPELLLDGRASFQSAAVDLVRPGRYDALIDPAFGGGAAPRALAESAPLYADLRPSAPAPTVVAALAPPADQLRLTQDADAAPAEPVSPVLASLEPPDDDAVPLPVPRGEVVMDVPLPLPRPADAPAPPVLRQRPQIAAPAAPQPIAPQVRHRTRIANLKEPVAPAADNRSFFERFFGSPRPAGPALAYASTEDATPPTRGGSLFGPSLSRSAIASPGTAVYDISARTVYLPNGERLEAHSGLGSLRDDPGSVHVKMRGATPPHTYDLTEREALFHGVRALRLTPVGGTGAVHGRVGLLAHTYMLGPRGDSNGCVSFRDYNKFLQAYLRGEIKRLVVVSGG; translated from the coding sequence ATGCGTAACCCGTCCTTTGAGTTCGAAGGCTCCGCTCCGCGTCTTCGCCGTCGCCGTGCCGGCTTCCCCTTCAAGACCATCGCCCTCTCTGCCTTCGGGCTGACCGTGCTGGTCGGTGTTGCCCAGCAGGGCGAGCGGCAGATGCGGATCCTGTCCAATCCCGATCCCGTGCTTCCCGGCGCCGTGTCGCTGCGCGGTCCCGCGCCGGCCTGGGCGCCGCCGCTGGCGATCCGGCCGGCCGTGGCCGCATCCGAGACCCGGCCGGAGCTGCTGCTCGACGGCCGGGCGTCGTTCCAGTCCGCTGCGGTCGACCTCGTCCGGCCCGGCCGTTACGACGCCCTGATCGATCCTGCCTTCGGCGGCGGCGCTGCGCCGCGCGCCTTGGCCGAGAGCGCGCCGCTCTATGCCGATCTCCGGCCGTCGGCGCCGGCGCCGACGGTGGTCGCCGCCCTCGCCCCGCCGGCCGACCAGCTGCGGCTGACCCAGGACGCCGATGCCGCCCCGGCCGAGCCGGTCTCCCCCGTGCTGGCCTCCCTGGAACCGCCGGACGACGACGCCGTGCCGCTGCCGGTGCCGCGCGGCGAGGTGGTCATGGACGTGCCGCTGCCGCTGCCGCGTCCTGCCGACGCGCCGGCGCCGCCGGTTCTGCGCCAGCGGCCCCAGATCGCCGCGCCGGCCGCTCCGCAGCCCATCGCCCCGCAGGTCCGCCACCGCACCCGCATCGCCAACCTCAAGGAGCCGGTCGCCCCCGCTGCCGACAACCGCTCCTTCTTCGAGCGCTTCTTCGGCTCGCCGCGCCCGGCCGGCCCGGCGCTCGCCTATGCCTCGACCGAGGATGCCACGCCGCCGACGCGCGGCGGCTCGCTGTTCGGCCCGTCGCTGTCGCGCTCGGCCATCGCCAGCCCCGGCACCGCGGTCTACGACATCAGCGCCCGCACCGTGTACCTGCCCAACGGCGAGCGGCTGGAGGCCCATTCCGGCCTCGGCTCGCTGCGCGACGATCCCGGCTCGGTGCATGTGAAGATGCGCGGCGCCACGCCGCCGCACACCTACGACCTCACCGAGCGCGAGGCACTGTTCCACGGCGTCAGGGCCCTGCGCCTCACCCCGGTCGGCGGCACCGGCGCCGTGCATGGCCGGGTCGGCCTGCTGGCCCACACCTACATGCTCGGGCCGCGCGGCGATTCCAACGGCTGCGTCTCCTTCCGGGACTACAACAAGTTCCTGCAGGCCTATCTCCGCGGCGAGATCAAGCGCCTCGTCGTGGTCAGCGGCGGCTGA
- a CDS encoding MFS transporter produces the protein MTAAKHDVDSPYAWLRLGLSLIVGATACVGNWSVVVVLPAIQTEFETIRGGASLPFTFTMLGFAAGGVVMGRIADRAGLVACIEAGALLLLAGYLACSFSTSLWQFTLAHGLLIGVGSAAGFAPLISDLSHWFRRRRALAVAVAASGSYLAGTIWPPITQHFVETQGWRATYLGIGIVAFLIMVPLGLTMRRRPTAGALAEAEAATAVERSRLGLSPNVLQGVLVVAGFACCMAMSMPQVHLVAYCGDLGYGVAIGAEILSLMLGLGVVSRLASGFVADRIGAGPMLILGSAMQAAALLLYLFFDSLSSLFVISGLFGLFQGGIVPMYAVIIRQFLPPREAGTRIGLVLMATVLGMACGGLASGFIYDLSGSYRLAFLHGFLWNCVNLALVCWLILRPRMKRPAGGPAPAAA, from the coding sequence GTGACCGCAGCCAAGCACGATGTCGATTCGCCCTATGCCTGGCTGCGCCTCGGCCTGTCGCTGATCGTCGGCGCCACGGCCTGCGTCGGCAACTGGTCGGTCGTGGTGGTGCTGCCGGCGATCCAGACCGAATTCGAGACCATCCGGGGCGGCGCCTCCCTGCCCTTCACCTTCACCATGCTGGGCTTTGCCGCCGGCGGCGTCGTCATGGGACGCATCGCCGACCGGGCCGGCCTGGTCGCCTGCATCGAGGCCGGAGCGCTGCTGCTGCTCGCCGGCTATCTCGCCTGCAGCTTCTCCACCTCGCTCTGGCAGTTCACCCTGGCGCACGGGCTCCTGATCGGCGTCGGCTCGGCGGCGGGCTTCGCGCCGCTGATCTCCGACCTCTCGCACTGGTTCCGCCGCCGCCGGGCGCTGGCGGTGGCGGTGGCCGCCTCGGGCAGCTACCTCGCCGGCACGATCTGGCCGCCGATCACCCAGCACTTCGTCGAGACGCAGGGCTGGCGCGCCACCTATCTCGGCATCGGTATCGTCGCCTTCCTGATCATGGTGCCGCTCGGCCTGACGATGCGCCGGCGGCCGACGGCCGGCGCGCTCGCCGAGGCCGAGGCGGCCACGGCGGTGGAGCGCAGCCGGCTCGGCCTGTCGCCGAACGTGCTGCAGGGCGTCCTGGTGGTGGCGGGCTTCGCCTGCTGCATGGCGATGTCGATGCCGCAGGTGCATCTCGTCGCCTATTGCGGCGACCTCGGCTACGGCGTCGCCATCGGCGCCGAGATCCTGTCGCTGATGCTCGGGCTCGGCGTGGTCAGCCGCCTCGCCTCCGGCTTCGTCGCCGACCGAATCGGGGCCGGGCCGATGCTGATCCTCGGCTCGGCCATGCAGGCGGCGGCGCTGCTGCTCTACCTCTTCTTCGACAGCCTCTCGTCGCTCTTCGTCATCTCAGGCCTGTTCGGCCTGTTCCAGGGCGGCATCGTGCCGATGTACGCGGTGATCATCCGCCAGTTCCTGCCGCCGCGCGAGGCCGGCACCCGCATCGGCCTGGTGCTGATGGCCACCGTGCTCGGCATGGCCTGCGGCGGCCTCGCCTCCGGTTTCATCTACGACCTCTCGGGCTCCTATCGCCTCGCCTTCCTGCACGGCTTCCTGTGGAACTGCGTCAACCTCGCTCTGGTGTGCTGGCTGATCCTGCGGCCGCGCATGAAGCGGCCGGCCGGCGGCCCGGCGCCCGCCGCGGCCTGA